The following are encoded together in the Rhizobium tumorigenes genome:
- a CDS encoding tetratricopeptide repeat protein: protein MTNTAIRFATIALGACLTLGTLTVPVFAAGDSESAPPTCKKGEVYDKKEKKCIKQSGANISDEDRADYAYALAKEGRYEEALAMLDTVKDQKNAEVLNYRGYATRKLGRTDEGISYYLQSVKLDPKYAKVREYLGEAYVIKGQVDLAKDQLATIQSICGTGCEEYQDLHEAIEHPAKI, encoded by the coding sequence ATGACGAACACTGCAATTCGCTTCGCCACCATTGCTCTCGGTGCCTGCCTGACCCTCGGTACCCTGACAGTGCCTGTCTTTGCCGCCGGCGATAGCGAGAGCGCGCCGCCGACCTGCAAGAAAGGCGAGGTCTACGACAAGAAGGAAAAGAAGTGCATCAAGCAGTCCGGTGCCAATATCAGCGATGAAGATCGCGCCGACTATGCCTATGCGCTGGCCAAGGAAGGTCGTTACGAGGAAGCGCTGGCCATGCTGGATACCGTGAAGGACCAGAAAAACGCCGAGGTGCTGAACTATCGCGGCTATGCGACCCGCAAGCTCGGCCGCACCGACGAGGGCATTTCCTATTATCTGCAGTCGGTCAAGCTCGATCCGAAATACGCCAAGGTCCGCGAATATCTGGGCGAGGCCTACGTCATCAAGGGGCAGGTCGATCTCGCCAAGGATCAGCTGGCCACCATCCAGTCGATCTGCGGCACCGGCTGCGAAGAGTATCAGGACCTCCATGAGGCCATCGAGCATCCGGCCAAGATCTGA
- a CDS encoding RNA polymerase sigma factor — MSVAPLTFPPYGRVTVPAYSRTTAQSPAKPAARSITLPAEDAIASEDDIRAGLSQHLKRLWRYAIVLSRQRDVADDLVQATCVRALERAGQYDPGTRLDRWLFAILHSIWLNEVRSRRVRMGQGFVEADEILVFDGAAQTETHLMAVQVMRKVQDLPEAQRTAVFLAYVEGLSYREVATVLDVPIGTVMSRLAAARAKLAENMAPSDGERRSNEERR; from the coding sequence TTGTCAGTCGCTCCTTTAACATTTCCGCCCTATGGTCGGGTAACGGTTCCGGCCTATAGTCGGACAACAGCGCAGTCGCCGGCCAAACCGGCGGCTCGCAGCATAACCTTGCCTGCGGAGGATGCCATAGCCAGCGAAGACGACATCAGAGCCGGCCTCTCACAGCATCTGAAGCGCCTCTGGCGCTATGCCATCGTGCTCTCCAGGCAGCGCGATGTCGCCGACGATCTCGTCCAGGCAACGTGCGTGCGCGCCCTGGAGCGGGCCGGGCAATACGATCCCGGTACAAGGCTGGATCGCTGGCTGTTCGCGATCCTGCATTCGATCTGGCTGAACGAGGTGCGTTCGCGGCGGGTGCGGATGGGCCAGGGCTTCGTCGAGGCTGACGAAATCCTGGTGTTCGACGGCGCCGCGCAGACGGAAACGCATCTCATGGCCGTACAGGTCATGCGCAAGGTTCAGGACCTGCCGGAGGCCCAGCGGACTGCTGTCTTTCTGGCCTATGTGGAAGGCCTTTCCTACCGCGAGGTGGCCACTGTCCTCGACGTACCCATTGGCACGGTGATGAGCCGGCTGGCAGCCGCAAGGGCGAAACTGGCGGAGAACATGGCGCCATCGGACGGCGAGAGACGATCGAACGAGGAACGGCGATGA
- a CDS encoding anti-sigma factor family protein has product MSTRDRNHGLSDELLTAFIDGELGADEVARVEALIGADPSVAERFDQLSRADLPYAAAFEPLLEAAPGDRLEAMLASIPPVKASHSFSTGLGRRGFFAAAACLIAGIAIDRAVIGVDRRLRQPGEGAEWRAVVADYVALYSPDTLSAPAGDRAEQLAELDRVGSKIGLSLSPEAIALPGADFRRALVLQYDGEPLAQIAYLDPEDGPMALCIVKSAAAAAGPETERRHGMNVVYWSARGHAFMLIGHAAPDRMKTAAEQVRARLSA; this is encoded by the coding sequence ATGAGCACCCGCGACAGAAATCATGGTCTCTCCGACGAATTGCTGACTGCCTTCATCGATGGTGAACTCGGCGCCGACGAGGTTGCAAGGGTGGAGGCGCTGATTGGCGCCGATCCTTCGGTTGCCGAGCGCTTCGACCAGCTCAGCCGCGCCGATCTTCCCTACGCAGCTGCCTTCGAGCCGCTTCTGGAAGCAGCGCCGGGCGACCGGCTGGAGGCTATGCTTGCATCCATTCCACCGGTAAAAGCCAGTCATAGCTTTTCCACAGGTCTAGGCCGGCGCGGTTTCTTCGCCGCTGCCGCCTGCCTCATTGCCGGTATTGCCATCGACCGCGCCGTGATCGGCGTCGATCGTCGCTTGAGACAGCCGGGTGAGGGCGCCGAATGGCGCGCTGTCGTCGCCGACTATGTCGCGCTCTACAGCCCGGATACGCTGAGTGCGCCCGCCGGCGACAGGGCGGAGCAACTGGCGGAACTCGACCGGGTCGGATCGAAGATAGGCCTTTCCCTCAGCCCCGAGGCCATCGCTCTGCCCGGTGCCGATTTCAGGCGCGCGCTAGTGCTTCAATACGACGGCGAACCGCTGGCGCAGATCGCCTACCTCGACCCGGAGGACGGCCCGATGGCGCTGTGTATCGTCAAATCCGCAGCCGCTGCCGCAGGGCCCGAAACGGAGCGCCGTCACGGCATGAATGTCGTTTACTGGTCTGCCAGAGGGCACGCCTTCATGCTGATAGGCCACGCTGCACCCGACCGTATGAAGACCGCGGCCGAGCAGGTGCGGGCCAGACTTTCCGCATGA
- a CDS encoding Ppx/GppA phosphatase family protein gives MEDPDSGSKPQTGGASVAERGKKPSRRARRKRGGPPREIASPAEPGPISAADPAVRPKDNKSTQPHGKRKRRRRANGGERATVAVADGSIQLVPVVQAHAERPSLAQAPKNGANRRKHRGKRGLQGRPLAQEKPAHVVPPAHGAPNARNAAQHHVHGRHQPQTHADPKPAADSIDHHHQQPVDLYAALDLGTNNCRLLIAQPTRPGQFRVIDAFSRIVRLGEGLGASGRLSTDAMDRAVEALRICAAKLKARDIRRMRLIATEACRAAENGELFLARVLEETGLELEIIDRETEARLAVSGCSSLVGPEARSVVLFDIGGGSSEIAVIRIDDHRSSRLANHITHWTSLPVGVVTLSERHGGRDVSPVVFEAMINEVEGMLDKFDCPPSPLAMRDSKDFHLIGTSGTVTTLAGVHLDLPRYDRRKVDGVWLSDDEVTAMQAKLLSWDFAGRAANPCIGPDRADLVLAGCAILEAIRRRWPSPRMRVADRGLREGLLTDMMADDGVWRRGRSRRGYRPNN, from the coding sequence GTGGAAGACCCCGACAGCGGCTCAAAGCCGCAAACAGGCGGGGCGTCGGTAGCAGAGCGTGGGAAAAAACCTTCCCGGCGCGCGAGGCGAAAGCGTGGCGGACCTCCGCGCGAAATAGCCTCCCCTGCTGAACCAGGCCCGATCAGCGCCGCTGATCCCGCCGTGCGCCCCAAGGATAACAAAAGTACCCAGCCGCATGGAAAGCGGAAGCGTCGTCGTCGTGCCAATGGCGGCGAGCGCGCGACCGTCGCGGTGGCTGATGGGTCGATCCAGCTCGTGCCCGTCGTTCAGGCACATGCCGAACGGCCATCGCTGGCCCAGGCTCCCAAAAACGGCGCAAATCGACGCAAGCATCGTGGCAAGCGCGGTCTTCAGGGGCGTCCCCTCGCGCAGGAAAAGCCGGCGCATGTGGTCCCCCCAGCCCACGGCGCCCCAAATGCCCGCAATGCGGCGCAACACCATGTGCATGGCCGGCATCAGCCGCAGACCCACGCCGATCCGAAGCCCGCCGCCGACAGCATCGATCATCATCACCAGCAACCGGTCGATCTCTATGCGGCGCTGGATCTCGGCACCAACAATTGCCGGCTGCTGATCGCCCAGCCGACGCGTCCCGGGCAGTTCCGCGTCATCGATGCATTCTCGCGCATCGTCAGGCTCGGCGAGGGCCTCGGTGCCAGCGGGCGGCTTTCGACAGATGCCATGGACCGCGCCGTGGAAGCGCTGCGCATCTGTGCCGCGAAATTGAAGGCGCGCGATATCCGCCGGATGCGCCTGATCGCCACCGAAGCCTGCCGCGCCGCCGAAAATGGCGAGCTGTTCCTCGCGCGCGTTCTCGAGGAAACGGGCCTCGAACTCGAGATCATCGACCGGGAGACCGAAGCACGTCTTGCCGTCTCCGGCTGCTCCTCGCTGGTCGGTCCGGAAGCGCGCTCCGTGGTGCTGTTCGACATCGGCGGTGGCTCGTCCGAGATTGCCGTCATTCGCATCGACGATCACCGCTCCAGCCGCCTTGCCAACCACATCACCCACTGGACATCGCTGCCGGTCGGCGTCGTCACCCTGTCCGAGCGTCACGGGGGCCGCGATGTCAGCCCTGTCGTCTTCGAGGCGATGATCAACGAGGTCGAGGGTATGCTCGACAAGTTCGATTGCCCGCCGTCGCCGCTTGCCATGCGCGACAGCAAGGATTTCCACCTGATCGGCACCTCCGGAACGGTGACGACGCTTGCCGGCGTCCATCTCGATCTGCCACGCTACGACCGCCGCAAGGTGGACGGCGTCTGGCTGTCCGACGACGAGGTGACGGCAATGCAGGCAAAGCTGCTTTCCTGGGATTTCGCAGGTCGCGCTGCCAATCCCTGCATCGGGCCCGATCGCGCCGATCTGGTTCTGGCCGGCTGCGCCATTCTCGAGGCGATTCGCCGCCGTTGGCCGAGCCCGCGCATGCGCGTCGCCGATCGTGGATTGCGTGAAGGCCTGCTCACCGACATGATGGCAGATGACGGGGTCTGGCGGCGCGGTCGCTCGCGCCGCGGCTATCGTCCGAACAATTGA
- a CDS encoding RlmE family RNA methyltransferase gives MTKPPVGANRTGRKLGQRVTKKKMKASSRQWLHRHINDPYVQRAQLEGYRARAAFKLLEIDEKHHILKGAQRIIDLGAAPGSWSQIAAKVTGSTDEDIRVAAIDFLEMTQLPGVKILQLDFLDEHAPRLLIEAVGGQPDIVLSDMAAPTTGHHRTDHLRTMHLCEVAAYFAIEVLAEGGHFLAKTFQGGAERDLLTLLKQNFKQVVHVKPASSRQESVEMFLLAKGFKGRKADIEEEAS, from the coding sequence ATGACCAAACCACCCGTAGGTGCCAACCGCACCGGCCGCAAGCTCGGCCAGCGCGTCACCAAGAAGAAGATGAAAGCCTCGTCGCGCCAGTGGCTGCATCGTCATATCAACGATCCCTACGTGCAGCGTGCGCAGCTCGAGGGCTATCGCGCCCGTGCCGCCTTCAAGCTGCTGGAGATCGACGAGAAGCATCACATTCTCAAGGGTGCCCAGCGCATCATCGACCTCGGTGCGGCCCCCGGCAGCTGGTCGCAGATTGCTGCCAAGGTGACCGGCTCGACCGACGAGGACATCCGCGTCGCCGCAATCGACTTCCTCGAGATGACGCAGCTGCCGGGCGTCAAGATCCTGCAGCTCGACTTCCTCGACGAACACGCACCGCGCCTCCTGATCGAGGCCGTCGGTGGGCAGCCGGATATCGTTCTCTCCGACATGGCCGCCCCGACCACCGGCCATCATCGCACCGACCATCTACGCACCATGCATCTCTGCGAAGTCGCTGCCTATTTCGCCATCGAGGTGCTGGCTGAAGGTGGCCATTTCCTGGCAAAGACCTTCCAGGGCGGTGCCGAACGTGACCTGCTGACACTGCTCAAGCAGAATTTCAAGCAGGTCGTACACGTCAAGCCGGCGTCGTCGAGGCAGGAATCTGTCGAGATGTTCCTGCTTGCCAAGGGCTTCAAAGGTCGCAAGGCGGATATCGAAGAAGAGGCGAGTTAA
- a CDS encoding VOC family protein, whose translation MLLYVTIGTNDIHRAGDFYDAVLAGLGYRRQRDSEEEIGYAADGDSRCRLWVVMPFNRRAASIGNGSMVALDAESRAAVDAFHAQALAHGGSDEGAPGLRSYHANFYAAYVRDPDGNKLSAVCEQPS comes from the coding sequence ATGCTGCTTTACGTCACCATCGGAACCAACGATATCCATCGCGCCGGCGATTTCTACGATGCCGTTCTGGCGGGCCTCGGCTACAGGCGCCAGCGGGATTCGGAGGAAGAGATCGGCTATGCTGCCGATGGCGACAGCCGTTGTCGCCTGTGGGTGGTGATGCCCTTTAACCGGCGCGCGGCCAGCATCGGCAATGGCTCGATGGTGGCGCTGGATGCGGAAAGCCGCGCCGCCGTAGATGCCTTCCATGCGCAGGCGCTGGCCCATGGCGGCAGCGACGAGGGTGCCCCCGGCCTGCGCTCCTATCACGCCAACTTCTACGCCGCCTACGTCCGCGATCCCGATGGCAACAAGCTCAGCGCAGTCTGCGAGCAACCGTCCTGA
- a CDS encoding DHA2 family efflux MFS transporter permease subunit, whose translation MNRIVPLILAIALFMEQMDSTVIATALPAIAADLHVGPITLKLALTSYMVALAVFIPISGWMADRFGAKRIFRIAICVFVVGSIFCAASGSLLEFVGSRFLQGVGGSMMTPIGRLVLVRTTKRSDLVSAMALLSIPALVGPLAGPPLGGFITTYFSWHWIFLINVPVGIVGVILATIFLPEVEAIAPPKLDITGFLLTSFAAAGIVFGMSVISLPALPSYVGISAVVIGFVCGFLYVGHARNHPSPILNLKLLRKPTFRASVTGGILFRICIGAMPFLLPLMLQLGFGLNPFQSGLITFAGAIGAISTKFIAKRVFAAFGFRTALLTAAGVTTMTTVAIGFFEPTTSHLVIIGVLLLGGFSRSFFFTGINALAFADVDDREASQATSMSSVMQQVSLALGVAVAAAILETTTFFSGTGLQVADFHIAFFTLSVLTVIATLPFLRLDRNAGALLSGHAAVPSKAEVLAVPQTPAAE comes from the coding sequence ATGAATCGCATCGTCCCGCTCATCCTCGCTATCGCACTTTTCATGGAACAGATGGACTCGACGGTGATCGCCACAGCGCTGCCGGCGATTGCAGCGGATCTGCATGTCGGGCCGATCACGCTGAAGCTTGCACTGACCTCCTACATGGTGGCGCTCGCGGTGTTCATTCCGATCAGCGGCTGGATGGCAGACCGTTTCGGCGCCAAGCGGATTTTCCGCATTGCCATCTGCGTCTTCGTCGTCGGATCGATCTTTTGCGCCGCATCGGGCAGCCTGCTGGAGTTCGTCGGCTCGCGCTTCCTGCAGGGCGTCGGCGGCTCAATGATGACGCCGATCGGACGACTGGTTCTGGTGCGCACCACCAAGCGCAGCGATCTGGTCTCGGCGATGGCGCTGCTCAGCATACCGGCGCTTGTGGGACCGCTGGCCGGCCCGCCGCTCGGTGGCTTCATCACCACCTATTTCTCCTGGCACTGGATCTTCCTGATCAATGTGCCGGTCGGGATCGTCGGCGTTATCCTCGCGACCATATTCCTGCCGGAAGTCGAGGCCATAGCGCCGCCGAAGCTGGATATCACCGGCTTCCTGCTGACCTCATTTGCTGCTGCCGGCATCGTTTTTGGCATGTCCGTCATCAGCCTGCCGGCCCTGCCCTCCTATGTCGGCATCTCGGCAGTGGTCATCGGCTTTGTCTGCGGATTTCTCTATGTCGGCCACGCCCGCAATCATCCGTCGCCGATCCTCAACCTGAAACTGCTGCGGAAGCCGACCTTCCGCGCGTCGGTCACGGGCGGCATTCTCTTTCGCATCTGCATCGGCGCCATGCCGTTCCTGCTGCCGCTGATGCTGCAACTGGGATTCGGGCTGAACCCGTTCCAATCGGGGCTGATCACCTTTGCCGGCGCAATCGGGGCGATCAGCACCAAGTTCATCGCCAAGCGCGTCTTTGCCGCCTTCGGCTTCCGGACCGCATTGCTGACGGCCGCCGGCGTTACGACCATGACCACGGTTGCCATCGGCTTCTTCGAGCCAACGACGTCTCACCTCGTGATCATCGGCGTGCTGCTTCTCGGCGGCTTTTCGCGGTCGTTCTTCTTTACGGGGATCAATGCGCTGGCCTTTGCCGATGTCGATGACCGGGAGGCAAGCCAGGCGACGTCGATGAGCTCGGTAATGCAGCAGGTCAGTCTGGCGCTCGGCGTTGCCGTGGCCGCCGCGATCCTGGAAACGACGACCTTCTTCAGCGGCACCGGCCTGCAGGTCGCCGATTTCCATATCGCTTTCTTCACGCTCTCGGTGCTCACCGTTATCGCGACGCTGCCGTTCCTGCGGCTCGACCGCAACGCCGGTGCCCTGCTCTCTGGCCACGCGGCAGTACCCAGCAAGGCAGAGGTTCTGGCCGTGCCGCAGACGCCCGCCGCAGAGTGA
- a CDS encoding MBL fold metallo-hydrolase — protein MTVLSLPEINQFKLGALKFTVIKDGVSILDRPWETFGVNQRPETVQALLADNFLPTDRFVNSYSPVIIDSGTDVILVDTGFGAAMREKGGGRLAAGMKAAGYAPESITRVLLTHLHGDHIAGLMEDGKPAFANASYTAGRIEYDFWTDEARQGTPAEGNQKSVLANVVPLAEKITFVNDGDTVVPGMTAMLAPGHTPGHMVFHVESEGEQIVLTADTANHYVLSLQQPDWEVRFDLDKVQAAQTRRRIFDLIAKDRIPFLGYHMPFPAVGFVEKIDTGFRFVPKSYQFDF, from the coding sequence ATGACTGTTTTATCGTTGCCGGAAATCAACCAGTTCAAACTGGGTGCGCTGAAATTCACGGTCATCAAGGACGGCGTCAGCATTCTGGATAGACCCTGGGAAACTTTCGGCGTCAATCAGAGGCCCGAGACGGTGCAGGCACTACTGGCAGACAACTTTCTGCCGACCGACCGCTTCGTCAACAGCTATTCGCCGGTCATCATCGACAGCGGCACGGACGTGATCCTGGTCGATACCGGCTTTGGCGCGGCGATGCGCGAAAAGGGCGGCGGTCGCCTGGCGGCTGGCATGAAGGCGGCCGGCTATGCGCCCGAGAGCATCACCCGCGTCCTGCTCACCCACCTGCACGGTGACCACATCGCAGGCTTGATGGAAGACGGAAAGCCGGCCTTCGCCAATGCCAGCTACACAGCCGGTCGCATCGAATATGACTTCTGGACCGATGAGGCCCGGCAGGGAACTCCCGCTGAAGGCAACCAGAAAAGCGTGCTCGCCAACGTCGTGCCGCTGGCGGAGAAGATCACCTTCGTCAACGACGGCGATACCGTTGTACCGGGCATGACCGCCATGCTGGCACCCGGCCATACGCCCGGCCACATGGTCTTCCACGTCGAGTCCGAGGGCGAGCAGATCGTGCTGACGGCCGATACCGCCAACCACTACGTCCTGTCGCTGCAGCAGCCGGACTGGGAGGTTCGTTTCGATCTGGACAAGGTGCAGGCCGCCCAGACCCGCCGGCGTATCTTCGACCTGATCGCCAAGGACCGGATCCCGTTTCTCGGTTACCACATGCCGTTCCCTGCGGTCGGTTTCGTCGAGAAAATCGATACCGGCTTCCGCTTCGTGCCGAAAAGCTATCAATTCGACTTCTGA